The Sphaerisporangium siamense genome includes the window ATTAACAGGCTCTGTCCCCCCTTCTTCCGCTGCAAGAGGCTTGACACGAACGCGCTGCGCAAGCGGATGGGGGTGTACGCAATGACCACAGCCACTGTCATGTCTAGTAGGGAGCCATCGCCGGCCCACGCTGTGGAGCTGGCGTCTTTGTGCCGGGACCTCTTCGCGTCCTTCACCAGGTCGGACCAGCGTCGCTGGGGGGAGGTCTACGTCCGGGGGTTGCTGTCGGTGTCGGGGAGGAAGTCCATCCGGCGGATGGCCGAGCAGGTCGTCGGCTGGGAGGCCGAACAGTGCCTGCAGCAGTTCGTCAACCAGAGTCCGTGGGACTGGGTGCCCGTGCGGCGCCGCCTCGTGGAGCACGCGATGCCCGCCGTCCAGCCGAAGGCGTGGGTGGTCAGGGAAGTCGTGATGCCGAAGAACGGGTCCAGTTCGGTGGGCGTGGACAAACAGTACGCGCACTCCATCGGCCGGATGATCAACTGTCAGATGGGGCTCGCGGTGTTCCTCGCGGGCGACTCGGGGGCGAGCCCGGTCAACTGGCGGCTGCTGCTGCCGCGGAGCTGGGACGAGGACCCGGCCCGCCGCAGCCGTGCCCACCTGCCCCCCGCCGAGCGGCACCGGTCGCGCTGGGACCTGCTGCTGGACGCCGTGGACGAGATGATCGGCTCCTGGGGGCTGAGCCCCGCGCCCATCCTGGTGGACGCCTGCCACACCGCCCAGGTCGAACCGCTGCTGAGCGGCCTGGAGGAGCGCGGCCTGCGTTACGTGGTCCAGGTCACCGAGGGCACCCGGGTCTCGGTCGGGCCGCGCGCCCGCTGGTCGGCCACGCTCGGCGAGCTGGTCGCGCAGCGGGCCAGGCACGACGCCGTCATGCTGAGCCGCAGGGACGACATGAACGCGACCACGTCGAGGTTCGTGGCGCTGCCCCTGACGGAGCTGGCGGGCCTGTACGACATGGGCCCGGGGGGGCCGTACCGGGGGGCGCGCCGCGTGCTCGCGGAGTGGCCCGTCAGCCAGCCCGACCTGCGCGCGATCTGGCTCACCAACCTCAGCGGCTCTCGCCTGCTCGACCTGATCGGCCTGCTGAGGCTCGGTCACCGCGCCGACCAGGACCTGGCGACGCTGGCGGACGGCTTCGGCCTGCGGCACTTCGAGGGCCGCTCGTTCCGGGGCTGGCACCACCACGTCACGTTGGTCTCTGTCGCCTTCGCCTACCGCCTGCTGCGCCGTCTGGAGGAGCGGGACGAGGCTGATCTGCGCCTGTGGTCGCGCGTGTGAGGCGAGGCCACGACGGCGGCCCGCGCGGCCGCCCGCACGAACGCCGTCGGCGCGCCTGACCTGGCCAAGGGCGCGGCCGATGGCGCCGATCTTGACGCCGGCCTTCCCCGTGCGGGCGCGGAACCCGTCCACTTCGCCCGGCGCCACCATCCGGGGGAAACCGGCGCGCAGGGGACGGCCGGCCATTT containing:
- a CDS encoding IS701 family transposase; the protein is MSSREPSPAHAVELASLCRDLFASFTRSDQRRWGEVYVRGLLSVSGRKSIRRMAEQVVGWEAEQCLQQFVNQSPWDWVPVRRRLVEHAMPAVQPKAWVVREVVMPKNGSSSVGVDKQYAHSIGRMINCQMGLAVFLAGDSGASPVNWRLLLPRSWDEDPARRSRAHLPPAERHRSRWDLLLDAVDEMIGSWGLSPAPILVDACHTAQVEPLLSGLEERGLRYVVQVTEGTRVSVGPRARWSATLGELVAQRARHDAVMLSRRDDMNATTSRFVALPLTELAGLYDMGPGGPYRGARRVLAEWPVSQPDLRAIWLTNLSGSRLLDLIGLLRLGHRADQDLATLADGFGLRHFEGRSFRGWHHHVTLVSVAFAYRLLRRLEERDEADLRLWSRV